CTGCTCACCCTTCCGGCTTCCCTTGGCAAGAATAGCTGCAGCACAAGCTGCCATTACTTATGGAGACATTGAGCCAGAGAAATCTTCTGTTCCCATTTCATCCATCCACGGGGTTTGATAGAATATTGGGATGAAGCAAGATGAGGAGGGTATCACAATCGAACTGACATCCCGCCAACAAGACATATTAGCTATTGTCACGAGTCAACAGCCGATATCGGGTGAGTCTATCGCTGATCAGCTCCATTCCACACGTCCGGTTATCCGGGCTGATCTAGCCTTACTTGTCATGCTGAATTACTTGGAAGCGAAGCCCAAGGTCGGTTATTCCTTGGGCAGTGCTTCAAGAAAGCAAGAAATGGCGCTGGAAAAGCTTCTAGACATGAAGGTGAAGGAGTTCCAAGCAGCACCTGTTGTATTGAGAGAAACCGCAACCGTAAGTGATGCGGTAGTCGCACTATTTTTAGAAAATGTGGGAAGTCTCATTGTTAGTGATGAAGAGGGCTATCTTGCAGGAATCGTTTCCCGAAAAGATCTGCTGAAGGTGTCGCTGGGTAATGCGGCTGCCACAGCCATGCCGATTAGCT
This portion of the Cohnella abietis genome encodes:
- a CDS encoding helix-turn-helix transcriptional regulator: MKQDEEGITIELTSRQQDILAIVTSQQPISGESIADQLHSTRPVIRADLALLVMLNYLEAKPKVGYSLGSASRKQEMALEKLLDMKVKEFQAAPVVLRETATVSDAVVALFLENVGSLIVSDEEGYLAGIVSRKDLLKVSLGNAAATAMPISLVMTRHPNVHTITPEESIVAAARKMISYQVDSLPVVKASDSLDDEGKRIEVVGRITKTTMTKILLEVALGL